A portion of the Paenibacillus sp. PvR098 genome contains these proteins:
- a CDS encoding HAMP domain-containing sensor histidine kinase, with protein MFINYALNNFLLNVFFITFPLIFYQFTIHEKLKKRAVLKNAVTFFLFGVPMILCMFFPTMEDNGLLFDLRLVPLILGCFYGNSITSLMLFSSLIGIRFLVGGTGAYINVMTAGMTFILILLIFKKFQSFRLIHKILISSLISLVGKTVGLSGSLMYDPNLNYDFSSWILLYILQSVFIGLTVYIIEAITKNVEMRNELIDSEKMKVASVISASVAHEIRNPLTAVRGFIQLLSTSNLAPEKKQLYSQVCIEELDRAQQIINDYLSLARPHLQSVERLDIDEEIQYINNVLLSYAHLKGVEVELQSEPNLFIIGDRQRLRQSIINIAKNGIEAMGEQGGFLKISVSKQKNNVILHISDTGMGMTDEQIRRLGTPYFSNKEKGTGLGTMVAFNIIKNMMGKVVIRSELGRGTEFKLIFPKA; from the coding sequence GTGTTCATTAACTATGCGCTTAACAATTTTTTACTGAATGTTTTTTTCATAACGTTTCCGTTAATATTTTATCAATTTACCATCCATGAAAAATTGAAAAAAAGAGCGGTTTTAAAGAATGCAGTGACCTTTTTTTTGTTTGGTGTTCCTATGATTTTGTGCATGTTTTTTCCTACAATGGAAGATAATGGGTTATTATTTGATCTTCGGTTGGTTCCTCTAATATTGGGTTGTTTTTATGGTAACTCCATAACTTCACTCATGTTATTCAGCTCATTGATTGGTATCAGGTTTTTGGTTGGGGGCACGGGTGCTTATATCAATGTTATGACCGCAGGCATGACGTTCATACTCATCCTCTTGATTTTTAAAAAATTCCAATCCTTTCGTTTGATTCATAAAATCCTTATTTCCTCTCTCATTTCTTTAGTAGGCAAAACGGTTGGCTTATCCGGAAGTCTGATGTATGATCCGAATTTGAATTACGATTTTTCCAGTTGGATCCTTTTATATATCCTGCAAAGTGTATTTATTGGTTTAACCGTCTACATTATCGAAGCCATAACCAAAAATGTAGAGATGCGTAATGAGCTAATCGATTCGGAGAAAATGAAGGTCGCGAGTGTAATCTCCGCTTCTGTTGCTCATGAAATCAGAAATCCTCTAACCGCTGTTAGAGGGTTTATTCAACTGCTCAGTACATCCAATTTGGCTCCGGAAAAAAAGCAGTTATACAGTCAAGTATGCATTGAGGAGCTGGATCGTGCACAGCAAATTATTAATGATTATTTATCATTAGCAAGACCTCACTTACAAAGTGTAGAGAGATTGGATATCGACGAAGAAATTCAATACATCAACAATGTTTTATTATCTTATGCCCATTTAAAAGGTGTCGAGGTTGAATTACAATCTGAACCTAACCTGTTTATTATTGGGGATCGTCAAAGGCTCAGACAGAGTATTATCAACATTGCCAAGAATGGAATTGAAGCTATGGGTGAGCAGGGGGGATTTTTAAAAATTTCAGTAAGTAAACAGAAAAACAATGTCATTCTGCACATAAGTGATACGGGGATGGGGATGACAGATGAACAAATTCGGCGGCTGGGAACCCCGTATTTCTCGAATAAGGAAAAGGGTACAGGACTTGGAACCATGGTCGCGTTCAACATCATAAAAAATATGATGGGAAAAGTCGTTATTCGTAGTGAATTAGGGAGAGGGACCGAGTTTAAACTTATTTTTCCTAAAGCTTAA
- a CDS encoding PLP-dependent aminotransferase family protein, translating to MWKPDRSSKKPLYQQIAEYMERRISYGEYPPGSTLPSERKLAGELQVNRSTVVQAYEELRASGLVESLVGCGTRVSGNKWGFAPKHAANWRLYEESGAFLPNIPFIRRIREEIRKNPKIIDFASGELSTDLFPNQAFQKLWQERPYLDHWGYDDPKGYLPLRETLVSFLQTYHDIHSTSSSILITSGSQQSLFLITQCLLSAGDAVAIEDPSYCYSLPMFQSAGLRLLRLPVKDEGIEPDDILTLYRQHRVRMIFLNPNYQNPTGTILSQERRMKLLDIAANLGIPIVEDDPFSLTSFDGQSPKPLKAYDTTGNVLYIGSLSKIAASGLRIGWMVAPQSVVHRLADARQQMDFGLSVIPQWIAAQFLGSKADFEEHMSSLRQSLLTKRNLLISAIHEHLNDEVEYFSPQGGLNLWCRIRKKVDDFKLLEKGIKRGVIFVPGSVYGSEPGYVRLSFSRPNPEFIHKGIRAFADSLGHGQ from the coding sequence ATGTGGAAGCCCGATCGCTCAAGCAAAAAGCCATTGTATCAACAAATTGCCGAATATATGGAACGCCGAATAAGCTATGGCGAGTACCCTCCCGGCAGCACCTTACCGTCTGAGAGAAAGCTTGCCGGAGAACTCCAAGTCAATCGGAGTACGGTTGTGCAAGCTTATGAGGAACTTCGAGCTTCGGGACTCGTAGAAAGCCTTGTTGGCTGCGGAACCAGAGTAAGCGGAAATAAATGGGGGTTCGCCCCTAAACATGCTGCAAATTGGCGTTTATATGAAGAAAGCGGTGCTTTTTTACCTAACATCCCCTTCATTCGGCGTATTCGTGAAGAAATTCGCAAAAATCCGAAGATCATTGATTTTGCCAGCGGCGAGCTTTCGACCGATTTGTTTCCTAATCAAGCTTTCCAGAAGCTATGGCAGGAGAGGCCTTATCTTGATCATTGGGGTTACGACGATCCCAAAGGCTATCTGCCATTAAGGGAAACGCTTGTCTCGTTCTTGCAAACGTATCATGATATCCATTCGACCTCATCTTCGATTCTGATTACATCCGGATCACAGCAGTCTTTATTTTTGATTACTCAATGCTTGCTTAGTGCAGGCGATGCGGTGGCCATTGAAGATCCTTCTTATTGCTATTCCTTGCCCATGTTTCAGTCGGCAGGATTGCGGCTGCTCCGATTACCGGTCAAAGACGAGGGTATTGAACCCGACGACATCTTGACCTTATATCGTCAGCACCGTGTGCGTATGATTTTTTTAAACCCGAATTATCAAAACCCTACAGGCACGATTCTGAGCCAGGAACGTCGCATGAAGCTGCTGGACATTGCCGCGAACTTAGGGATTCCTATTGTAGAGGACGATCCTTTCAGCTTAACGTCCTTTGACGGTCAATCACCTAAGCCGTTAAAAGCGTACGATACGACTGGTAATGTGCTTTACATCGGATCGTTATCCAAAATTGCTGCATCCGGTTTACGGATCGGGTGGATGGTTGCTCCGCAATCGGTCGTTCATCGCTTGGCGGATGCCCGACAGCAAATGGATTTCGGGCTAAGTGTCATCCCCCAATGGATCGCGGCGCAATTTTTGGGATCCAAAGCTGATTTTGAAGAGCATATGTCATCTTTGAGACAATCGCTGCTAACCAAGCGAAACCTTCTCATTTCGGCTATACATGAACATCTGAACGATGAAGTCGAATACTTCTCCCCCCAAGGAGGACTAAACCTATGGTGCAGAATACGAAAAAAAGTGGATGATTTTAAGCTATTGGAGAAAGGGATTAAACGCGGGGTCATTTTTGTTCCTGGAAGCGTTTATGGCTCGGAACCCGGCTATGTCCGTTTATCATTCTCAAGGCCAAATCCCGAGTTCATCCACAAGGGGATCCGCGCTTTTGCAGATAGTTTAGGACACGGCCAATAA
- a CDS encoding ankyrin repeat domain-containing protein, translated as MFTAAIGTKQLDMIQLLIELDIDPDQGSHSWNSPLLKTISLGMDSIAEYFIVHGKQLQELDKALLEAITKKNEQLALLLLDHGADSETKNGFGQSAFQLAIEYRMTALVEKLLEKSIGQEHMNQAFLTSLQKSQSDMASLL; from the coding sequence TTGTTCACTGCGGCCATCGGCACTAAACAATTGGATATGATACAATTGTTGATTGAGCTTGATATTGATCCGGATCAAGGAAGCCATTCATGGAATTCTCCATTGCTAAAGACAATATCCTTGGGGATGGACTCCATTGCGGAATATTTTATTGTTCATGGCAAACAGTTGCAAGAGCTGGACAAAGCATTACTCGAAGCGATCACTAAAAAGAATGAGCAGCTAGCTCTTCTCCTATTGGATCACGGAGCAGATTCGGAAACCAAAAATGGGTTTGGACAATCGGCCTTTCAATTAGCTATTGAGTACCGAATGACTGCGTTGGTCGAGAAATTGCTCGAAAAAAGTATTGGGCAGGAACACATGAACCAAGCCTTCCTGACTTCCTTGCAAAAAAGTCAATCCGATATGGCCTCACTGCTCTAA
- a CDS encoding M56 family metallopeptidase yields MNIIETKWKPKLIIVFTLLLSVLLLSQMGLFIAHEVWNVEYQWNVFQYCLSVVSENSIGHIITKVLFFMVILYTVTRMIWRAFKQWYFSEKWQRIFQSKKHHKLTKKLNYKYRHWKVHFLVVNDTSFIALTMGLVRPQIIVSTAVLTSFSPKEVDVILQHERYHCIHHDPLKIFLSTLLVDGLGYVPMFKAFHQYYKTLKEVLADRYVLSKTGSEYELGNVLLRLSRIRTVTYPGVGVYFADVAINYRINQVLYPDKSVHIPFLQFRPALVSMFIVLIMPSVVLGGCS; encoded by the coding sequence ATGAATATAATAGAAACGAAATGGAAGCCTAAACTGATCATTGTGTTTACGCTGCTGTTGAGTGTTCTCTTATTATCGCAAATGGGGCTTTTCATAGCTCATGAGGTATGGAATGTGGAATACCAATGGAATGTGTTCCAATATTGCCTTTCCGTAGTGAGTGAAAACTCGATTGGACATATAATCACCAAAGTTCTATTCTTTATGGTCATCTTGTACACCGTAACAAGAATGATATGGCGGGCCTTTAAGCAATGGTATTTCTCGGAAAAATGGCAGCGTATATTTCAGTCCAAAAAACATCACAAATTGACCAAAAAACTGAATTACAAGTACCGTCATTGGAAGGTTCATTTTCTCGTTGTTAACGACACGTCGTTTATTGCTTTGACCATGGGGCTCGTACGTCCCCAAATCATTGTGTCGACGGCCGTATTAACTTCATTCTCACCCAAAGAAGTGGATGTCATTCTGCAGCATGAACGATACCACTGTATCCATCATGATCCGCTCAAAATTTTCTTATCTACTTTACTTGTAGATGGGTTGGGGTATGTCCCGATGTTTAAAGCGTTCCATCAATACTACAAGACGCTAAAGGAAGTATTGGCCGATCGTTATGTTTTGAGTAAGACAGGCTCTGAATATGAATTAGGGAATGTTCTATTAAGGCTCTCACGAATTCGAACAGTTACCTATCCAGGTGTTGGTGTTTACTTCGCAGATGTGGCCATCAACTACAGGATTAATCAGGTACTGTACCCCGACAAATCGGTGCATATCCCGTTTCTTCAATTCAGACCTGCACTCGTTTCCATGTTTATCGTGCTAATTATGCCAAGTGTTGTATTGGGCGGATGTTCATAG
- a CDS encoding carbon-nitrogen hydrolase family protein, producing the protein MERTARVAIVQSAPILFDKASAMKKIAEWTKEAAGQEAQLVVFPETFVSGYPRGFTFGTRVGSRTGSGRKDWARYWESAVEIPGEDMDILGQTAYEAGVYLIVGVVEREAELGSSTLYNSMVYIGPDGKLLGKHRKLMPTGAERLLWGSGDGSTLTVIQTPFGRIGGLICWENYMPLARTAMYAKGIDLFITPTADARDTWQATIQHIACEGRCFVLSSNQYATKSTYPDDLACLDELSEQPDVLSRGGSAIVGPLGEYVTKPLWDQEGLLIADLDLEQIIQSRYDFDVMGHYNRPDVFRLTVNEKKQSIVEFQR; encoded by the coding sequence ATGGAACGTACGGCGCGTGTGGCGATAGTTCAGTCGGCTCCTATTCTTTTTGACAAGGCATCTGCTATGAAGAAAATAGCGGAGTGGACGAAGGAAGCGGCAGGGCAAGAAGCCCAATTGGTAGTATTTCCGGAAACGTTCGTCTCAGGCTATCCTCGAGGATTTACGTTTGGGACCCGGGTAGGAAGTCGAACGGGTTCGGGCAGAAAGGACTGGGCGAGATACTGGGAGAGTGCTGTAGAAATTCCGGGAGAAGACATGGATATTCTTGGACAGACTGCCTATGAAGCCGGAGTCTACCTTATTGTAGGAGTAGTTGAACGCGAAGCTGAGCTCGGCAGCTCAACCTTGTATAACTCCATGGTATACATAGGACCGGATGGCAAACTTCTCGGTAAGCATCGGAAGCTGATGCCGACGGGTGCGGAACGGCTGCTGTGGGGATCGGGAGATGGAAGCACACTTACGGTGATCCAAACTCCTTTTGGGAGAATCGGTGGATTAATCTGTTGGGAAAACTACATGCCTTTGGCGCGAACCGCGATGTATGCTAAAGGGATAGATCTATTCATCACTCCGACGGCAGACGCACGCGATACTTGGCAAGCCACAATTCAGCATATCGCCTGCGAGGGCCGGTGTTTTGTATTATCCTCCAACCAATATGCAACAAAAAGCACGTACCCGGATGATTTAGCCTGCCTGGACGAGCTTTCCGAGCAGCCTGACGTGTTATCCAGAGGCGGGAGCGCGATCGTAGGCCCCTTAGGAGAATATGTCACGAAGCCGCTGTGGGATCAGGAAGGGCTGCTGATTGCCGATCTGGATTTAGAACAGATCATCCAAAGCCGGTACGACTTTGATGTGATGGGCCATTATAACCGGCCCGATGTATTCCGGCTTACGGTGAATGAAAAGAAGCAGAGTATCGTTGAATTTCAACGTTAA
- a CDS encoding IS3 family transposase (programmed frameshift) has translation MAKFTAAEKIKAVKRYLEGHTGYQTIAQEIGVHVSKLQYWVKKYQYHGEGAFIKTYTKYTAQYKLDVINYMNEHGTSIIETAARFNLSSESILWNWQNTLDTLGWAALESKKKGRPTMKKDSQKPTNKTAPAEGSAEALQAELERLRMENAYFKKVECLSSKQGKITKQDKAQVVFELRHEFPVKSVLKLAGIPRSTYYYWVKNFGKSDQDVELKKQIQSIFDEHEGRYGYRRIRDELVNRGYIVNHKKVQRIMKELSLKCVVRMKKYRSYKGTIGKIAPNLLDRQFTAEKPNKKWVTDITEFKLFGEKLYLSPVLDLFNGEIIAYTIASRPTYSLVSKMLEKAFERLSENDELLLHSDQGWHYQMKQYRHALQEWGITQSMSRKGNCYDNAVIENFFGILKSEFLYLKEFESVEHFKQELAKYIDYYNHKRMKAKLKGMSPVQYRTHALQAA, from the exons TTGGCTAAATTTACAGCAGCAGAAAAAATAAAAGCGGTCAAACGATATTTAGAAGGACATACAGGTTATCAAACAATCGCACAGGAAATCGGTGTACATGTTAGTAAACTACAGTATTGGGTGAAAAAGTATCAATATCATGGAGAAGGGGCCTTTATAAAAACCTATACAAAATACACTGCCCAATATAAACTAGACGTAATTAACTATATGAACGAACACGGGACGTCCATTATTGAAACGGCAGCGAGATTTAACTTGTCTTCCGAATCGATTCTTTGGAATTGGCAAAATACCTTAGACACACTAGGCTGGGCGGCCCTGGAATCAAAGAAAAAGGGGCGGCCAACGATGAAAAAAGATAGTCAGAAACCAACAAACAAAACTGCACCAGCAGAAGGTTCAGCAGAGGCTTTGCAAGCAGAATTAGAGCGTTTACGTATGGAGAATGCTTATT TTAAAAAAGTTGAATGCCTTAGTTCAAAGCAAGGAAAAATCACCAAACAAGACAAAGCGCAAGTAGTCTTTGAATTAAGGCATGAATTTCCGGTGAAATCAGTACTCAAGCTAGCAGGGATTCCACGTAGTACATATTATTACTGGGTGAAAAACTTTGGGAAATCGGATCAAGATGTCGAGTTAAAAAAACAGATCCAATCCATCTTTGACGAACATGAAGGGCGTTATGGTTATCGTCGTATTCGGGATGAATTGGTGAACCGTGGTTATATAGTGAATCATAAAAAAGTACAGCGAATCATGAAAGAATTGAGCTTGAAGTGCGTTGTCCGTATGAAAAAATATCGTTCTTACAAAGGGACAATAGGTAAGATTGCCCCCAATCTCTTAGACCGTCAATTTACAGCGGAAAAACCAAATAAAAAGTGGGTAACGGACATCACAGAGTTCAAATTATTTGGCGAAAAACTTTACCTGTCACCTGTTTTAGACTTATTTAACGGAGAAATTATTGCGTATACAATCGCTTCAAGACCAACCTATTCCCTCGTCTCGAAGATGCTGGAGAAGGCATTTGAACGACTGTCAGAGAACGATGAACTCCTCCTGCATTCCGATCAAGGCTGGCATTATCAGATGAAGCAATATCGTCATGCCTTACAAGAATGGGGGATCACGCAAAGTATGTCCCGTAAAGGCAATTGTTACGACAATGCGGTAATTGAGAATTTCTTTGGTATATTGAAATCCGAATTCCTCTATCTAAAGGAATTTGAAAGTGTGGAACACTTTAAACAAGAATTAGCGAAATATATCGATTACTACAACCACAAACGAATGAAGGCAAAATTAAAAGGCATGAGTCCAGTTCAATACCGTACTCATGCCTTACAAGCTGCCTAA
- a CDS encoding C40 family peptidase: protein MRKLSLFLSGAVLFFSIGAGTASASSSLNDSVEDLLGTRYQWGGTSKATGFDCSGFIITVYDHFGIDLPRTSRTQANEGVWVSKNNLRPGDLVFFNINGKNISHAGIYVGNGKFAHSASKKGVSISKLSESYYDQRYFTARRVVSDNQYQHMMANSK, encoded by the coding sequence TTGAGAAAGTTGTCGTTGTTTTTGTCAGGAGCCGTGTTATTTTTTTCTATCGGAGCAGGAACCGCTTCCGCCAGTTCTTCTTTGAATGACTCTGTAGAAGATCTCCTAGGTACCCGATATCAATGGGGCGGGACATCCAAAGCAACCGGATTTGACTGCTCGGGCTTTATTATCACCGTATATGACCACTTCGGCATTGATCTGCCGCGCACTTCGAGAACACAAGCCAATGAAGGAGTATGGGTGAGTAAAAATAATCTCCGTCCTGGCGATCTGGTATTTTTTAATATTAACGGCAAAAACATTTCACATGCAGGCATATATGTGGGTAACGGCAAATTCGCTCACTCCGCCAGCAAAAAAGGGGTTAGCATCAGCAAATTGAGCGAGTCTTATTATGACCAACGCTATTTTACCGCCCGTAGGGTTGTCTCGGACAACCAATATCAACATATGATGGCTAATTCGAAATAA
- a CDS encoding four-helix bundle copper-binding protein, translating to MNTYVIPQHLQQCIDACFACMKACEQCFTACLQEPDVQARVHCISMLRECADLCSLASQHMARNSMNAKAICELCASVCEHCAEHCDHFEDDHCKECAEMCRKCAEACRKMVA from the coding sequence ATGAACACGTATGTGATTCCGCAACATCTTCAACAATGCATCGACGCCTGCTTTGCTTGCATGAAAGCATGTGAACAATGCTTCACCGCCTGTTTACAGGAACCCGATGTCCAAGCAAGAGTCCACTGTATCAGCATGCTCCGTGAATGTGCGGATCTCTGCTCACTGGCTTCACAACACATGGCCCGCAACAGTATGAATGCAAAAGCAATTTGTGAGTTGTGTGCGAGTGTATGCGAGCATTGCGCGGAACACTGCGATCATTTCGAGGATGATCATTGTAAGGAATGTGCTGAGATGTGCAGAAAGTGCGCAGAAGCCTGCCGCAAGATGGTTGCCTAA
- a CDS encoding cation transporter, producing MTNVTLKVEGMSCGHCVNSVEGAIKELGAQGKVDLTNRIVSVEFDETQLTLERIKEAIEEQGYSVQ from the coding sequence ATGACGAATGTTACATTAAAAGTAGAAGGAATGTCTTGCGGACATTGCGTGAATTCTGTTGAAGGAGCGATCAAGGAATTAGGAGCACAAGGAAAAGTGGATCTGACTAACCGTATCGTTTCCGTTGAATTTGATGAGACCCAATTAACGCTGGAGAGAATTAAAGAAGCGATTGAAGAGCAGGGGTACTCGGTTCAATAA
- a CDS encoding heavy metal translocating P-type ATPase — protein MDSASAGTKQASLQITGMTCAACANRIEKGLSKIEGVEGANVNFALERATVSYDPQKVDINQMEQSIRKLGYDTAKESAELQLEGMTCAACAVRIEKGLNKLEGVTKATVNFAMETAHVEYNPVEVSITDMQKKVEKLGYKAVPKQEESDSGTRRQKELARQKLTLLISAVLSLPLLWSMVSHFSFTSWIWMPELFMNPWFQLALATPVQFIIGKPFYVGAYKALRNKSANMDVLIALGTSAAYFYSLYLTIDWASNAHAGHHGPAMYYETSAVLITLVILGKLFETLAKGRTSEAIKTLMGLQAKTALVVRNGQEMHIPVEEVTFGDMVLVKPGEKVPVDGEVIEGISSVDESMLTGESLPVEKRAGDRVIGATMNKNGMLQIKATRVGKETALAQIIKVVEEAQGSKAPIQRVADVISGIFVPIVVGIAIIAFVVWYLWVEPGNFAGALEKAIAVLVIACPCALGLATPTSIMAGSGRAAELGILFKGGEHLESTHRIETIVLDKTGTVTHGKPELTDVIPAGIDEMTFLKLVGAAEKNSEHPLAEAIVSGIAAKGISFSETDEFEAIPGYGIRAVVEGKEVLAGTRKLMAKYDVSIEPVLETMVKLEQSGKTAMLVSVDRQYAGLVAVADTVKETSKEAVARLKQMGIQVIMITGDNERTANAIAKQVGIDHVLAEVLPEGKAQEVKKLQDQGRKVAMVGDGINDAPALAVADIGMAIGTGTDVAMEAADVTLMRGDLNSIADAMAMSRKTMANIRQNLFWALAYNTLGIPIAAIGLLAPWVAGAAMALSSVSVVLNALRLQRVKV, from the coding sequence GTGGATTCTGCAAGTGCCGGAACGAAGCAAGCCTCATTACAAATCACAGGTATGACCTGCGCCGCTTGCGCCAATCGGATTGAAAAAGGGTTGAGCAAAATCGAAGGCGTTGAGGGAGCGAATGTCAACTTTGCGCTGGAGAGAGCTACCGTTTCTTATGACCCGCAAAAAGTCGATATCAACCAAATGGAGCAAAGCATCCGGAAGCTTGGTTATGATACGGCCAAAGAATCGGCGGAGCTGCAGCTGGAAGGCATGACTTGCGCCGCCTGCGCGGTGAGAATTGAAAAGGGATTAAATAAACTGGAGGGCGTCACGAAAGCCACTGTCAACTTTGCGATGGAGACGGCTCATGTGGAATATAATCCGGTTGAAGTGTCCATAACGGATATGCAGAAGAAAGTAGAAAAGCTTGGCTACAAGGCAGTTCCTAAGCAGGAGGAGTCTGACTCCGGGACGCGCCGTCAGAAGGAACTCGCACGGCAGAAGCTGACATTACTCATTTCCGCCGTCCTGTCCCTTCCGCTGCTGTGGTCTATGGTAAGTCACTTTTCTTTCACTTCGTGGATTTGGATGCCTGAGCTTTTTATGAATCCTTGGTTCCAATTGGCTCTTGCGACACCGGTCCAATTCATTATCGGTAAACCATTTTATGTCGGTGCCTATAAAGCCCTTCGTAACAAAAGCGCCAATATGGATGTGCTCATTGCTCTGGGAACCTCGGCGGCTTATTTTTACAGCTTGTATTTGACGATCGATTGGGCATCCAATGCCCATGCCGGACACCACGGTCCAGCTATGTACTATGAGACAAGCGCCGTACTCATCACGCTGGTCATTCTGGGCAAGCTGTTTGAAACATTGGCCAAAGGCCGTACTTCCGAGGCAATTAAGACACTTATGGGACTGCAGGCCAAGACGGCGTTGGTCGTCCGTAACGGGCAGGAGATGCATATTCCCGTTGAGGAAGTAACTTTCGGCGATATGGTATTGGTAAAGCCCGGTGAAAAAGTGCCGGTTGACGGTGAAGTGATCGAGGGGATATCGTCCGTAGATGAATCGATGCTTACGGGAGAAAGCCTTCCCGTTGAAAAAAGAGCAGGGGACCGTGTAATCGGAGCAACAATGAACAAAAACGGTATGCTTCAAATTAAAGCAACGCGGGTCGGCAAGGAAACAGCGCTCGCTCAAATCATTAAAGTGGTGGAGGAAGCGCAGGGCTCAAAGGCGCCGATTCAGCGTGTGGCAGACGTCATCTCCGGTATTTTTGTTCCGATTGTTGTCGGAATTGCGATCATCGCTTTCGTTGTTTGGTACCTTTGGGTGGAACCTGGGAACTTTGCCGGGGCATTGGAGAAAGCCATTGCGGTACTGGTGATTGCTTGTCCTTGTGCGCTCGGACTCGCAACGCCTACGTCTATTATGGCCGGTTCCGGCCGCGCAGCTGAGCTTGGGATTTTGTTCAAGGGCGGAGAGCATTTGGAGTCGACGCATCGGATTGAGACCATTGTTCTGGATAAAACAGGTACGGTGACACATGGCAAACCGGAGCTTACAGATGTGATTCCAGCAGGCATCGATGAAATGACCTTCTTGAAGCTGGTGGGAGCCGCCGAGAAAAATTCCGAGCATCCGCTTGCTGAGGCCATCGTTTCGGGTATTGCAGCCAAAGGGATCTCTTTCTCCGAGACCGATGAGTTCGAAGCGATTCCCGGTTACGGTATTCGAGCCGTAGTGGAAGGCAAAGAAGTATTGGCGGGAACCCGAAAGCTGATGGCTAAATACGATGTTTCGATCGAACCGGTGTTGGAAACGATGGTGAAGCTGGAGCAGTCAGGCAAAACGGCGATGCTCGTTTCCGTTGATCGGCAGTATGCGGGGCTTGTTGCTGTGGCGGATACGGTTAAGGAGACGTCTAAAGAAGCGGTCGCCCGATTAAAGCAAATGGGAATTCAGGTGATTATGATTACCGGCGACAATGAGCGTACGGCTAACGCGATTGCGAAGCAGGTAGGGATAGATCATGTATTGGCGGAAGTGCTGCCCGAAGGGAAAGCACAGGAAGTGAAGAAGCTTCAGGATCAAGGCAGGAAGGTGGCTATGGTCGGGGACGGTATCAATGATGCACCGGCGCTCGCGGTTGCAGACATCGGAATGGCCATCGGAACAGGGACGGACGTGGCTATGGAAGCGGCGGATGTCACTCTCATGCGCGGTGATTTGAACAGTATAGCGGACGCGATGGCAATGAGCAGAAAAACGATGGCCAACATCCGGCAAAATTTGTTCTGGGCTCTCGCTTACAATACGCTGGGTATCCCCATTGCAGCCATAGGTCTATTAGCTCCTTGGGTCGCTGGTGCAGCCATGGCCTTAAGCTCGGTATCTGTTGTTCTTAATGCACTGCGTTTGCAACGAGTCAAAGTATAA
- a CDS encoding BlaI/MecI/CopY family transcriptional regulator, with translation MKVKKYNVNEEGLNHFFGPLEARIMELLWSSEGLTVKEVQSIVNEEHPITFNAVMTVMNRLIEKGHLKKQSSGRGRGRVSCYSTIQTKEQFIAEQTKAVTEGLIQEYGDLVVNHMVDALENADPELIARLQEKISAIQSRKPR, from the coding sequence ATGAAAGTGAAAAAATATAATGTGAATGAAGAAGGGCTGAATCATTTTTTCGGTCCGCTAGAGGCCAGGATTATGGAATTGCTCTGGTCTTCCGAAGGATTGACCGTGAAAGAAGTGCAATCGATTGTCAATGAAGAGCACCCCATCACATTCAATGCCGTCATGACGGTAATGAATCGATTAATTGAGAAGGGCCATCTCAAAAAACAATCTTCCGGACGCGGCAGAGGAAGAGTTTCTTGTTATTCGACTATACAGACCAAAGAACAATTCATAGCGGAGCAAACCAAAGCGGTTACGGAGGGACTCATTCAAGAATATGGGGATCTTGTGGTGAATCATATGGTTGATGCTCTGGAGAACGCTGACCCCGAATTGATTGCCAGGCTTCAAGAGAAAATAAGTGCAATACAAAGCAGGAAACCAAGATGA